From the Thermodesulfovibrionales bacterium genome, the window GACCCTGAAGACCGGAATCATCACCTATAAGAAGGACGGACAGACAGGATTTATCTTTGTGAGCGGCGGGTATGCGGGGATCGCTCCGGACAGAGGAGTGGTGCTTGCCGACAGCGCCGAACGCTCCGAAGGCATCGACGTCGAACGCGCCAGGGCGGCGATGAAGAGGGCTGAAGAGAGGCTGAAACAGGCCGAGATGATCGATTTTGTGAGGGCCCAGGCCGCACTCGAAAGAGCAACGATAAGGGTACAGCTCGCCGAGAAGCATTCTGCACGATAGATTTCTGAACAGTAAGAAGCCCGCCGAAGCAAAGGCGGGTTTTTTCTTTTGGGGCAAAGCGGGGGAGCCTCGCAAATCGTTGAGCGGGCGGGAAACATCTCTCTGCTCATGTGCATGAAATCTTTGACCGGTCTAAAACTCAGTCGCTCGAATCCGGAAACTCGGC encodes:
- a CDS encoding F0F1 ATP synthase subunit epsilon, with protein sequence MENKLRLDIVTPYGSVFSDDVDDFAAPGTEGEFGVFPGHAPFVTTLKTGIITYKKDGQTGFIFVSGGYAGIAPDRGVVLADSAERSEGIDVERARAAMKRAEERLKQAEMIDFVRAQAALERATIRVQLAEKHSAR